A window of Streptomyces broussonetiae genomic DNA:
GGACGTGGAGAAGGCGTTCGAGCGGATGCGCGGCGGTGATGTGCTCCGCTCGGTGGTGGTCCTGTGACGGCCGGCGCCCGCATCGAACGCCTCGTCACCTCGGGGACGTTCACACTGGACGGTGGCTGCTGGGACGTCGACAACAACGTGTGGATCGTGGGCGACGACACCGAGGCGATCGTCGTCGACGCCGCGCACGACGCCGAGGCCGTGGTGCGGGCCCTCGGCGCACGCGCCCTGCGGGCGATCGTGTGCACGCACGCGCACAACGACCACATCGCCGCCGCGCCCGAACTCGCGGCCCGGACCGGAGCGCCGGTCCTGCTGCACGCCGGCGATCTGGAGCTGTGGAAACAGACCCATCCCGACCGGGCGCCCGACGCCGAGCTGACCGACGGGCAGTCCCTCACGGTCGCGGGAGTGGAACTGACCGTGCTGCACACCCCGGGCCACGCCCCCGGAGCCGTGTGCCTGCATGCCCCGCGGCTGTCCGCGCTCTTCAGCGGGGACACGCTGTTCGCCGGCGGGCCGGGGGCGACGGGGCGGTCGTACAGCGACTTCCCGACCATCATCCGTTCGATCGGCGATCGCCTCCTGACCCTGCCGGGCGACACCGTCGTGCACACCGGTCACGGCGACACCACCACCGTCGGCGCCGAGGCGCCGCACCTTCAGGAGTGGATCGACCGCGGCTTCTGACCGCCCGGCCGACGAGCGGCCCCACCCCGGTGCCGTACCTGCGCGGACGGCACCGGCGGCGGGACCGCCGGTGCGCCCTGCGAGGCGTCTGTCTCCCTTGCTGACCTGCGCTTTCGAGGTCGTTTCGAGATGCCCGAAAACCGCCGTCGAACCCCGCACACCCCGGCCTGTCGACGCCTTGACAACCCTTCAGGGCCGCCAGCACACTGACGTTGCGCTCATCGCAATCCGTTTCGCTATACGCACCGAGGTGTCATGATGATTCCCGCGTGCCGTCTCGCGGATCTGCCGCGAGGTGAGGCTCACCGGCTCGACATCGACCCGCCGGTGTCGGTCTTCCACACCGACGACGGCAAGCTTTTCGCCATCGACGACACCTGCACCCACCAGGATGCGTCGCTCGCCGACGGCTGGCTGGAGGGCTGCGAGGTGGAATGTCCCCTGCACGCCTCGACGTTCGACCTGAGGACCGGAGCCGTGGACGCACCCCCGGCCAAGCTCCCGGTCCGCACCCACGAGGTCGTCGTCGAGGACGGCATGATCCACGTACGGCTGTCCACGCAGGCCCCCAACCTGCCGCCGTGCATCGCCGCCCGC
This region includes:
- a CDS encoding MBL fold metallo-hydrolase; translated protein: MTAGARIERLVTSGTFTLDGGCWDVDNNVWIVGDDTEAIVVDAAHDAEAVVRALGARALRAIVCTHAHNDHIAAAPELAARTGAPVLLHAGDLELWKQTHPDRAPDAELTDGQSLTVAGVELTVLHTPGHAPGAVCLHAPRLSALFSGDTLFAGGPGATGRSYSDFPTIIRSIGDRLLTLPGDTVVHTGHGDTTTVGAEAPHLQEWIDRGF
- a CDS encoding bifunctional 3-phenylpropionate/cinnamic acid dioxygenase ferredoxin subunit, with translation MMIPACRLADLPRGEAHRLDIDPPVSVFHTDDGKLFAIDDTCTHQDASLADGWLEGCEVECPLHASTFDLRTGAVDAPPAKLPVRTHEVVVEDGMIHVRLSTQAPNLPPCIAARLAGGPA